From Vibrio tritonius, the proteins below share one genomic window:
- a CDS encoding FadR/GntR family transcriptional regulator — protein MMSSHPRRAHTVVLELKNAIEQGEYPPGSKLPSEQQLVRRFAVSRTVIREAMADLRASQLVMTQQGKGAFVCDKPISDVLQLTSTGASPELELTYLMELRIAIESETAYLAAQKRTMRDVDQLQIHLRDMKQAIANNHTSSDMDARFHFTVAAAAKNPHFVALLTYVYQRLNHKDPLIPASRKQQALKEHEHLCHAIERSDPDAARSAMRLHLSGTKARLLNAIIPE, from the coding sequence ATGATGTCGTCTCATCCTCGCAGAGCCCACACCGTTGTTTTGGAATTGAAGAATGCCATTGAGCAAGGAGAATACCCTCCGGGTTCAAAACTGCCATCGGAGCAACAATTAGTGCGTCGTTTTGCAGTAAGTCGAACGGTCATTCGCGAAGCGATGGCGGATTTGCGCGCGAGCCAATTGGTCATGACCCAACAAGGCAAAGGAGCGTTTGTTTGTGACAAACCGATCAGCGATGTACTGCAGCTAACCAGTACAGGCGCATCACCCGAGTTGGAACTCACTTACTTAATGGAATTGCGTATCGCAATTGAATCGGAAACCGCTTATCTCGCGGCTCAAAAACGCACCATGCGCGATGTTGATCAACTGCAGATACACCTGCGTGATATGAAGCAAGCCATAGCAAACAACCACACCTCATCGGATATGGATGCTCGTTTTCACTTCACGGTTGCAGCCGCAGCCAAAAACCCTCACTTTGTTGCTTTACTCACCTACGTTTACCAACGTTTAAATCATAAAGATCCGTTAATCCCTGCATCACGAAAACAACAGGCACTAAAAGAGCACGAACATCTCTGTCACGCGATTGAAAGAAGCGACCCAGACGCAGCGCGATCCGCGATGCGTTTGCACCTTTCAGGGACCAAAGCACGCTTATTAAATGCCATTATCCCCGAATAA
- a CDS encoding mandelate racemase family protein, translating into MIITQVTVTAFEYFTKRSSDSAGHSHPFPQGAMAKQAMLTIETEDGNKGYAFAPVEVIRPHVLNAFFKKVLIGKNAMFREQLWHDLELWQRGSAGQLTDRALAVVDQALWDWAGRFLNVPVYQLIGAYRDKVPAYGSTMCGDQLSGGLATPDDYGRFAEQLVARGYKAIKLHTWMPPVSFAPSVTMDIRACEAVREAVGPKIELMIDGYHWYNRTEALKIGKALERLDFAWFEEPMNEQSISSYQWLSHQLSIPVIGPESASGKHHTRAEWVKSQASDILRAGVPGVGGISPTLKVAHLAESYGMNCEVHGNGAANLAVCAAIKNCQWYERGLLHPFLDYDEGISYLNQLADPMDSEGFVHLSSRPGLGEDINFDYIEEHTLAVHD; encoded by the coding sequence ATGATTATCACCCAAGTAACTGTCACGGCATTTGAGTATTTTACCAAGCGGTCTTCCGATAGTGCAGGGCACTCACATCCCTTTCCCCAAGGAGCCATGGCAAAACAAGCTATGCTGACCATCGAAACTGAGGATGGCAACAAAGGGTATGCTTTTGCTCCCGTAGAAGTGATTCGACCTCATGTGCTTAATGCTTTCTTTAAAAAAGTGTTGATTGGGAAAAATGCCATGTTTCGCGAACAGTTATGGCACGACTTAGAATTGTGGCAACGTGGCAGTGCTGGGCAATTAACCGATCGCGCTTTGGCGGTAGTAGATCAAGCGCTCTGGGATTGGGCTGGGCGATTTTTGAATGTGCCAGTTTATCAGTTGATTGGCGCATATCGCGATAAAGTACCAGCGTATGGCAGCACTATGTGTGGTGACCAACTCAGTGGCGGTTTAGCGACACCAGACGACTATGGCCGATTTGCTGAGCAGTTAGTTGCGCGGGGCTACAAAGCGATCAAGCTCCACACTTGGATGCCACCGGTCTCTTTTGCACCTAGTGTTACGATGGATATTCGAGCCTGTGAAGCGGTACGTGAAGCGGTTGGACCGAAGATCGAACTGATGATCGATGGTTACCACTGGTACAACCGTACCGAAGCGCTCAAGATAGGTAAGGCGCTAGAGCGGTTGGATTTTGCTTGGTTTGAAGAGCCGATGAACGAACAGAGTATTTCCTCTTATCAATGGCTAAGTCACCAACTATCGATTCCGGTTATTGGTCCTGAATCGGCATCGGGTAAGCACCATACGCGTGCAGAGTGGGTTAAGTCACAAGCAAGCGATATTTTGCGCGCTGGTGTACCCGGAGTTGGGGGGATCTCTCCAACGTTGAAAGTGGCACACCTTGCTGAATCATATGGAATGAACTGTGAAGTGCATGGTAATGGCGCAGCCAACTTAGCAGTTTGTGCAGCGATCAAAAATTGTCAATGGTATGAACGAGGCTTACTGCACCCATTCTTAGACTATGATGAAGGTATATCTTATCTCAATCAACTTGCCGACCCAATGGACAGTGAAGGGTTTGTTCATCTCTCTTCTCGCCCCGGCTTAGGTGAAGATATTAACTTTGATTACATTGAAGAACACACTCTGGCTGTGCACGATTAA
- the ercA gene encoding alcohol dehydrogenase-like regulatory protein ErcA, whose protein sequence is MALYEMRKFVAPEFIFGVGARHKVAVYARNMEARRVLIVSDKGVIEAGWVQQAINDLAEVGIESVVFSELTANPKDHEVMRGAQFYAENECDVIVAVGGGSVIDGAKAIGIVHTNDGEVSMFEGIDQVDIPGPPLICIPTTAGTSADISQFCIITNSDMRYKMAIISKTVVPDVALIDPETTTTLDTYLTACTGVDALTHAIEAYVSTASSPIVDVHAMHAIKLLWENIHRAVFEPSHIPSRENMLLGSLQAGLAFSNASLGAVHAMAHSLGGYLDIPHGECNALLIDHVVRFNMSKSGERYQNIAQIMGIDTRGMQTKVLGSRITQEFSNLRKQLGINEKLSNVGVHSSDIPELATHAVNDACIVTNPRIASLGDIKAIYSEAM, encoded by the coding sequence ATGGCTTTGTATGAGATGAGAAAGTTTGTCGCACCAGAGTTTATATTCGGAGTAGGCGCTCGACACAAGGTTGCAGTGTACGCTCGTAATATGGAGGCACGGCGGGTCCTAATAGTTTCAGACAAAGGGGTTATCGAAGCTGGATGGGTACAGCAAGCCATCAATGATTTGGCAGAAGTAGGCATCGAGTCGGTGGTATTTTCCGAGCTTACAGCGAACCCGAAAGACCATGAGGTAATGCGAGGAGCTCAATTTTACGCTGAGAATGAATGTGATGTTATCGTTGCAGTGGGCGGAGGCAGTGTTATTGATGGCGCAAAAGCCATAGGGATTGTCCATACCAATGACGGCGAAGTATCCATGTTTGAAGGTATTGATCAGGTCGATATTCCTGGCCCTCCTCTGATTTGTATCCCCACCACCGCGGGCACCTCGGCCGATATCTCCCAATTTTGTATCATCACCAATAGCGACATGCGCTACAAAATGGCGATCATCAGTAAAACTGTCGTACCTGATGTTGCGTTGATTGATCCAGAGACCACCACAACTCTCGACACTTACCTGACTGCCTGTACTGGCGTAGATGCGTTGACCCATGCGATTGAAGCCTACGTCTCGACAGCAAGCTCCCCGATTGTCGACGTACACGCGATGCACGCGATTAAATTGCTGTGGGAAAATATTCACCGTGCAGTGTTTGAACCTAGCCATATACCCAGCCGCGAAAACATGCTGCTTGGCTCACTTCAAGCTGGACTTGCTTTCTCTAACGCAAGCTTGGGCGCTGTGCACGCTATGGCGCATTCCCTTGGTGGCTATCTTGATATTCCCCATGGCGAATGCAATGCCCTACTGATCGACCATGTAGTGCGGTTTAATATGTCCAAAAGTGGTGAGCGCTATCAAAACATTGCCCAAATCATGGGCATTGATACTCGAGGTATGCAAACCAAAGTTTTGGGTTCACGTATTACACAAGAATTCTCTAATTTGCGCAAACAGTTAGGGATTAATGAAAAACTGTCTAATGTAGGAGTTCATTCCTCAGACATTCCGGAACTGGCCACTCATGCGGTCAATGATGCCTGTATTGTGACCAACCCTCGAATAGCCTCTCTCGGAGATATCAAGGCGATTTACAGTGAAGCAATGTGA
- the acuR gene encoding acrylate utilization transcriptional regulator AcuR, giving the protein MSEQQPVKRRRGRPPKIEREYSDTKKVLIHSGLEMITEFGFTASGVDAVVKKVQVPKGSFYHYFKNKEEFGSQVLAAYGDYFARKLDKHLSRMDVEPLERIGLFVADAKAGIERFEFRRGCLVGNMMQEVPQLSQALAVQLQSIILDWQQRIAACFALARAQQQWQSSATDAHLAALFWSGWEGAVMRAKLFRSTQPLDDFWHYFRCSISQC; this is encoded by the coding sequence GTGAGCGAACAACAACCCGTAAAACGTCGCCGTGGGCGTCCACCTAAAATCGAACGAGAATACTCCGACACCAAGAAAGTCCTTATACACAGTGGATTAGAGATGATCACTGAATTTGGCTTTACAGCGTCTGGCGTCGATGCGGTGGTGAAAAAAGTTCAAGTGCCGAAAGGGTCTTTTTATCACTATTTTAAGAATAAGGAAGAGTTTGGCTCGCAAGTATTGGCCGCCTATGGCGACTATTTTGCCCGCAAACTGGATAAGCATTTATCTCGGATGGATGTCGAACCATTAGAGAGAATTGGTTTGTTTGTGGCGGATGCGAAAGCGGGGATTGAACGTTTTGAATTTCGTCGTGGCTGTTTGGTTGGCAATATGATGCAGGAAGTACCACAACTATCGCAAGCGTTAGCGGTTCAGTTACAAAGCATCATTCTTGATTGGCAACAGAGAATTGCAGCCTGTTTTGCTTTAGCTCGAGCGCAGCAACAGTGGCAATCATCGGCAACCGATGCCCATTTGGCAGCACTATTTTGGTCTGGATGGGAAGGGGCTGTAATGCGTGCCAAGCTCTTTCGTTCCACTCAGCCGTTGGATGATTTTTGGCACTATTTTCGTTGTAGCATCAGTCAATGTTAA
- a CDS encoding sensor domain-containing protein — protein MKQCDDEDKNVKKDTIGQRREDIIGLGDRSFRKNYYPQLRRNMDRLERFKTLLDHTPDMVMLISLPDGIVSDVNQSVCTLFGVQENQLVNKPLHELPWSRVNDVLDNILSDSNSGSAVIEQKNSAEEWVWLELSYQRATLDNHQFCVIVGRNVTERVEQSETLNTLLSEKNALLDNALVGMVWIKNRIIVACNQRFEQMLGYEEGTVIGQSTRLLYDSEETFNDFGNEAYRVLCNEDSYSATIQLMKANGESVWCELTGNAIDQNNPRKGSIWIFNDINQLKSSEEKAVYMSQHDALTGLPNQRLLSDRLEQAMLQATKQCPSIALLSLDLDNFKIINDLLGYSNANQLLVLVSERLKECVKELGTVCRQGGDEFAILFPNLSDAEKCISRISSIFSALETPFHFEGREINLTVSMGVALFPEDGSDLETLLRKADSAMLQAKEDGKNTYRFYRQQLNESIEEELTIAFGLRKALDDHQFELYYQPKVEIRSGKLKGAEALIRWKHPTLGMISPAKFIPVAEETGLIIPISDWVLHTACAAVGRWRDLGMENALVAVNLSAVHFARGDVSESIHRAINDTGIVPRMLELELTESILIKDPEFVLDVVKDLKEFGCRLSIDDFGTGYSSLAYLKRFPVDILKIDREFVKEIATNQEDEIIVKTIIQMAKGFGIATVAEGVEDQQTLDKLQRFGCDRSQGYFTGRPMPENEFIEFMLNNRREQKNKAPQNSPNDYSI, from the coding sequence GTGAAGCAATGTGACGACGAAGATAAAAACGTTAAGAAAGACACAATAGGTCAGCGTAGAGAAGACATTATCGGATTAGGGGATCGTTCTTTTCGCAAAAATTACTATCCCCAGTTGCGCCGTAACATGGATCGCCTTGAGCGGTTTAAAACCCTGCTCGACCATACGCCAGACATGGTCATGCTCATTTCTCTTCCTGACGGAATAGTGAGTGACGTGAACCAATCAGTCTGTACACTGTTTGGTGTTCAAGAAAACCAACTCGTCAACAAACCACTTCATGAGTTACCGTGGAGTCGTGTCAATGACGTTCTTGATAATATTTTAAGCGACTCAAACTCAGGCTCGGCAGTTATTGAACAAAAAAATTCTGCTGAAGAATGGGTATGGTTAGAGCTAAGCTATCAGAGAGCGACCTTAGACAACCATCAGTTTTGCGTTATTGTTGGACGTAATGTCACTGAGCGAGTTGAGCAAAGTGAAACACTCAACACCTTACTTTCAGAAAAAAACGCGCTACTCGATAATGCGTTAGTTGGTATGGTGTGGATAAAAAATCGTATCATTGTGGCATGCAATCAACGCTTTGAACAAATGCTTGGCTATGAAGAAGGGACCGTAATAGGGCAATCTACCCGCCTGCTTTACGACTCAGAAGAAACCTTCAACGATTTTGGTAACGAAGCGTACCGTGTTCTTTGTAACGAAGACTCCTACAGTGCAACAATTCAGCTCATGAAAGCTAATGGTGAATCTGTATGGTGTGAACTCACAGGTAACGCTATCGATCAAAATAACCCTCGCAAAGGCAGTATTTGGATTTTTAACGATATAAACCAGTTAAAAAGCTCTGAAGAGAAAGCCGTGTACATGTCGCAACATGATGCTCTGACAGGGCTACCTAACCAGCGCTTACTTTCCGATCGCTTAGAGCAAGCGATGCTACAAGCAACTAAGCAGTGCCCTTCTATCGCTTTACTGAGTCTCGATTTAGATAACTTCAAAATTATTAACGATTTGCTCGGATATTCTAATGCTAACCAACTTTTAGTACTGGTATCAGAGCGTCTTAAAGAGTGTGTAAAAGAACTTGGCACCGTGTGTCGGCAAGGCGGCGATGAATTTGCGATTCTCTTCCCCAATTTAAGTGATGCAGAGAAATGCATTTCTCGAATCAGTAGTATTTTTAGCGCACTAGAAACGCCTTTTCACTTCGAAGGACGAGAGATTAACTTAACCGTATCTATGGGTGTAGCCTTATTTCCTGAAGACGGATCTGATTTAGAAACCTTATTAAGAAAAGCCGATTCGGCCATGCTTCAAGCGAAAGAGGATGGCAAAAATACCTACCGATTTTATAGACAGCAATTGAATGAATCTATCGAAGAAGAACTCACGATTGCTTTTGGGTTACGCAAGGCATTAGACGACCACCAGTTTGAACTCTACTACCAACCCAAAGTGGAAATTCGCTCCGGTAAGCTTAAAGGGGCTGAGGCGCTAATTCGTTGGAAACATCCCACTCTGGGCATGATTTCTCCCGCCAAGTTTATTCCTGTCGCGGAAGAAACTGGGCTTATCATCCCTATCAGTGATTGGGTACTGCATACCGCATGTGCAGCGGTAGGGCGATGGCGCGACCTTGGTATGGAGAATGCTCTCGTGGCAGTTAACCTTTCTGCAGTTCACTTTGCACGAGGTGATGTCAGTGAAAGCATACACAGAGCAATTAACGATACAGGCATCGTACCACGAATGCTTGAGCTGGAATTAACTGAATCTATTTTGATCAAGGATCCCGAGTTCGTACTCGATGTAGTAAAAGATCTAAAAGAGTTTGGCTGTCGCCTCTCAATTGATGATTTTGGTACAGGGTATTCAAGCCTCGCCTATTTAAAACGATTTCCGGTAGATATACTCAAAATAGATAGAGAATTCGTTAAAGAGATCGCCACCAATCAAGAAGATGAAATCATTGTCAAAACCATAATCCAAATGGCCAAAGGCTTTGGCATTGCCACGGTTGCCGAGGGCGTAGAAGATCAACAAACATTAGATAAATTACAGCGCTTTGGCTGCGACCGATCACAAGGCTACTTTACCGGTCGACCAATGCCAGAAAATGAATTCATTGAATTTATGCTCAACAATCGTCGTGAACAGAAAAATAAAGCACCGCAAAACTCACCGAATGATTATTCGATTTAG
- a CDS encoding TetR/AcrR family transcriptional regulator: MTRRKTSTRVDGEITRQRILDAAGKLFAINGFAETTSKSIALEAGVDLASINYHFGSRNGLYQKVLAQAHSSIINIELLNNIAHSGQPAEKKLKAFIELLCNATRSGNEWQAQTLAREILAPTSNLAVLFNQELEPKLLIIRELLSEVTEIPIDAPQLAPCLLNVIAPCMVLLVAGQSVPGALQETANLPQQQLIEHMYHFALSGLLAMGEQYRLTHSSSS; encoded by the coding sequence ATGACAAGACGTAAAACATCAACCCGTGTTGATGGAGAAATTACTCGCCAACGCATTTTAGATGCCGCAGGTAAACTCTTTGCGATAAATGGATTTGCTGAAACCACCAGTAAATCCATAGCACTAGAGGCTGGCGTCGATTTGGCTTCGATCAATTATCATTTTGGTAGTCGTAATGGGTTGTATCAGAAAGTACTAGCCCAAGCACACAGCAGTATCATCAATATTGAGTTACTGAATAACATTGCTCACAGTGGGCAGCCTGCTGAGAAAAAGCTTAAAGCTTTCATTGAGTTATTATGCAATGCCACACGCAGTGGCAACGAATGGCAAGCCCAAACGCTTGCCCGAGAGATACTGGCCCCGACCTCTAACTTAGCGGTTTTATTTAACCAAGAGTTGGAGCCTAAGCTTCTCATTATTCGTGAATTATTAAGTGAAGTGACGGAGATTCCCATCGATGCACCGCAATTGGCTCCTTGCCTACTGAACGTGATTGCCCCCTGCATGGTACTTTTGGTTGCCGGTCAATCGGTTCCGGGCGCATTGCAAGAAACGGCGAATCTGCCACAACAGCAACTAATTGAACACATGTATCATTTTGCGTTGTCTGGCTTACTCGCAATGGGCGAGCAATATCGCCTCACCCACAGCAGCTCTTCTTGA
- the acuI gene encoding acrylyl-CoA reductase (NADPH) translates to MFKALYIDKVDDQYQCQFKQLEETDFPEGNVTVNVEYSTLNFKDGLAISGKSPVVRRFPMVPGIDFAGVVESSDHPNFKAGQRVFINGWGLGEKHWGGLTEKAKVNGDWLLSTPENMSSFDVMAVGTAGYTAMLCVQALQNNGITPQSGKVLVTGANGGVGSFAIAFLAKLGFEVVASTGRPEEEARLRQLGASEIIDRNTLSEPGRPLGKELWAAAIDSVGSHTLANVCASTQYGGVVAACGLAQGMDFPATVAPFILRGVTLAGVDSVMCPNEKRLKAWEQIAQLVDQEVLNTASSIIGFNDVIDTAHQLLEGKVKGRVVVDINKD, encoded by the coding sequence ATGTTTAAAGCGCTCTATATCGATAAAGTCGACGACCAATATCAATGCCAATTTAAGCAGTTGGAAGAAACTGACTTTCCTGAGGGGAACGTGACGGTTAATGTCGAATACTCAACTCTGAACTTCAAAGACGGCTTGGCGATCAGTGGCAAATCCCCAGTAGTGCGTCGCTTCCCAATGGTGCCGGGTATCGACTTTGCAGGGGTGGTTGAGTCAAGTGACCATCCTAATTTTAAAGCAGGCCAGCGTGTATTTATCAATGGTTGGGGCCTTGGCGAAAAACATTGGGGCGGTTTGACAGAGAAAGCCAAAGTTAATGGCGATTGGCTGTTGTCCACTCCAGAAAACATGAGCAGCTTTGATGTTATGGCGGTAGGCACCGCTGGTTACACTGCCATGCTGTGTGTCCAAGCGCTACAAAACAACGGCATCACACCACAATCCGGCAAAGTGCTAGTGACTGGCGCTAATGGTGGTGTAGGTAGTTTTGCTATTGCCTTCCTAGCCAAATTGGGCTTTGAGGTGGTTGCATCAACAGGCCGACCAGAAGAGGAAGCACGTTTACGTCAACTCGGAGCAAGTGAGATCATTGATCGCAATACCCTCTCGGAACCAGGCCGTCCATTAGGAAAAGAGCTTTGGGCAGCAGCTATTGACTCTGTAGGTAGCCATACTTTAGCGAACGTTTGTGCATCAACCCAATACGGCGGCGTCGTTGCCGCTTGTGGTCTTGCCCAAGGTATGGACTTCCCAGCAACTGTTGCCCCCTTCATTTTGCGCGGTGTGACGCTCGCTGGTGTCGACAGTGTGATGTGTCCAAATGAAAAACGCCTGAAAGCTTGGGAACAAATTGCCCAACTGGTGGATCAAGAGGTACTTAATACCGCCAGCTCTATCATTGGCTTTAATGACGTGATTGATACCGCGCACCAACTGCTGGAAGGCAAAGTGAAAGGACGTGTTGTAGTAGACATTAACAAAGACTAG
- a CDS encoding ABC transporter permease, giving the protein MSSWTRMKAIIIKEIRQLRRDRITFAMIVVIPLVQLTLFGYAINMDVRNIPAGIVDMSQNQTSRQLQQQVLASQVVNFTHSYSSPAEAQQAIQAGEVRVALVIPADVNYRLAHSQTLGQWMVDGTDSTISSAILGLRSLPFTLFPESLNTQVGNDTAETLNVALFYNPSRSSAVNIVPGLLAVILSMTMVLFTSVAVVREREQGNLELLITTPVSSLELMIAKIVPYIFVGLIQTVIILTLGHFMFDVPINGAVHQIFLGALLYISASLTVGLLISTMAMTQLQAMQMTMFILLPSILLSGFITPYEAMPNVAQWVAEALPTTHFMRLIRGIVLRSASLMDMWKDTLWLAIFTVCGVWVSAKRFKKSLD; this is encoded by the coding sequence ATGAGTTCATGGACTCGGATGAAAGCGATTATCATTAAAGAAATACGGCAGTTGCGGCGCGACCGAATTACCTTTGCGATGATTGTGGTGATCCCTCTAGTACAACTGACTTTGTTTGGTTATGCGATTAATATGGATGTGCGCAACATTCCGGCTGGAATTGTTGATATGAGCCAAAATCAAACCAGTCGCCAATTACAGCAGCAAGTTCTGGCTTCTCAGGTGGTGAATTTCACCCATAGCTATTCTTCCCCGGCTGAAGCTCAGCAAGCGATTCAAGCAGGCGAAGTAAGAGTTGCATTGGTGATACCAGCTGATGTGAACTACCGTTTGGCTCACTCTCAAACCCTAGGACAATGGATGGTGGATGGCACCGATAGCACCATCAGTTCTGCGATTTTGGGACTGAGGTCGTTACCATTTACCCTCTTCCCTGAATCGCTCAATACGCAAGTGGGTAATGACACCGCAGAAACGTTAAATGTCGCGTTATTTTATAACCCTAGCCGCAGTTCAGCAGTAAACATTGTACCCGGTCTATTAGCGGTGATTTTGAGTATGACCATGGTCTTGTTTACCAGTGTGGCTGTGGTTCGAGAGCGGGAACAAGGTAACCTCGAACTGCTTATTACCACTCCGGTATCGTCGCTTGAGCTTATGATAGCGAAAATTGTCCCTTACATTTTTGTTGGTCTAATTCAAACCGTGATCATTCTTACCTTAGGCCACTTTATGTTCGATGTGCCAATCAATGGTGCCGTACATCAGATTTTTTTAGGGGCGCTACTGTATATTTCAGCGAGCTTAACCGTTGGTCTACTGATATCAACGATGGCAATGACACAGTTACAAGCCATGCAGATGACCATGTTTATTCTTTTGCCGTCGATACTGCTGTCTGGTTTTATCACACCTTATGAAGCTATGCCAAATGTGGCTCAATGGGTCGCTGAAGCATTACCCACTACCCATTTTATGCGTTTAATCCGAGGTATCGTGTTACGCAGTGCCAGCTTGATGGACATGTGGAAGGACACCCTTTGGTTAGCCATTTTTACCGTGTGCGGTGTGTGGGTATCGGCGAAACGTTTTAAAAAGTCGCTCGATTGA
- a CDS encoding HlyD family secretion protein has product MRNRLIILPLLVLFGCTPQENPQALGSLERDRISLTATANEIIERIDVKEGQAVKQGDVLLTLSSISQRAVLAKAVAQEVQAQTQLTKLLNGERSEDVASAQANVENARVRLDNEEKQYRRIAELVARKLSSPAEKDNALAKRDEARASYNAALQTLKKLSAGYRAEDIEVARAELAAAKANVELEQHKLSELTITATREGVIDSLPYHQGERVPVNGIVAIIAAESKPYARVYLPELQVAHYPVGTQVTVHVDGIEKAMMGKVRWISKDSSFTTYRSMSARDRSRLVYLTKIDLPDSAASLPAGIPVQVDLDDDYE; this is encoded by the coding sequence ATGCGTAATAGGTTGATTATTTTACCGTTATTGGTTCTGTTTGGTTGCACTCCACAAGAAAACCCTCAGGCTCTTGGTTCTTTGGAACGCGACAGAATTTCACTCACCGCAACGGCCAATGAAATTATTGAGCGAATTGACGTAAAAGAAGGCCAGGCGGTTAAGCAAGGTGATGTTTTGCTCACCCTTTCTTCTATCAGTCAGCGGGCTGTATTGGCTAAAGCGGTGGCGCAAGAAGTACAAGCGCAAACGCAACTGACTAAATTGCTTAATGGTGAACGATCGGAAGATGTCGCTTCCGCACAAGCGAATGTGGAAAATGCGCGTGTTCGATTAGATAACGAAGAGAAGCAGTACCGTCGAATTGCTGAATTAGTTGCACGCAAACTCAGTTCGCCAGCAGAAAAAGACAATGCGTTAGCCAAGCGCGACGAAGCGAGAGCATCCTATAATGCGGCTCTACAAACATTGAAGAAATTGTCCGCAGGTTATCGAGCAGAAGACATTGAGGTTGCACGTGCTGAGCTGGCAGCAGCAAAAGCAAATGTTGAACTTGAACAACATAAACTCAGCGAATTGACGATTACTGCAACGCGTGAAGGTGTGATCGATTCGTTACCTTACCATCAAGGAGAGCGAGTTCCGGTGAATGGTATTGTTGCAATCATCGCCGCGGAAAGTAAGCCGTACGCTCGGGTGTACTTACCAGAATTGCAAGTTGCTCACTATCCTGTAGGTACGCAAGTCACCGTGCACGTTGATGGTATTGAGAAAGCAATGATGGGCAAAGTTCGTTGGATTTCGAAAGACTCCTCTTTCACGACTTATCGCAGCATGAGTGCACGTGATCGCTCTCGTTTGGTCTATTTAACCAAAATAGACCTACCAGACTCAGCGGCCTCATTACCAGCAGGCATTCCGGTTCAAGTGGATTTGGATGACGATTATGAGTGA
- a CDS encoding ABC transporter ATP-binding protein → MSELAIRAEHIVKRFGEFTAIDDISLNVPKGCIYGFLGPNGCGKSTTIRTLTGLLHSTSGEIEVLGYKIPRDADLLRLKIGYMTQKFSLYDDLSVYENLQFMGTIFGMSPKTLDQRCAEQMSTYGLDRLRNQRARGMSGGQKQRLSLACATMNRPELLFLDEPTSAVDPENRRDFWEKLFDLSEMGTTILVTTHYMDEAERCHRLAIMESGKMRADGPPDELMAQMGVNIVEVKAPGLRTLKAKLLQYPQQIRSAAQLGVRLRVLIYQQIEDPIGWMQQTFPELNKAEMTIARPTIEDVFVSVTGEGRQ, encoded by the coding sequence ATGAGTGAGTTAGCGATTAGGGCTGAACATATCGTTAAACGCTTTGGTGAATTTACCGCGATTGATGATATTTCATTGAATGTGCCCAAAGGGTGTATTTATGGCTTTTTAGGACCCAATGGCTGTGGTAAGTCCACGACCATTCGCACGTTAACGGGATTGTTGCACTCAACTTCAGGGGAAATCGAAGTTCTTGGTTATAAGATTCCTCGCGATGCCGACCTGTTACGCCTCAAAATTGGTTACATGACGCAGAAGTTTTCATTGTATGACGATTTGTCTGTTTATGAAAACTTGCAGTTTATGGGGACGATTTTTGGTATGAGTCCTAAAACCTTAGATCAACGCTGTGCAGAACAGATGTCAACTTATGGTTTAGATAGATTACGTAACCAGCGAGCCAGAGGCATGAGTGGGGGGCAAAAGCAACGTCTATCACTTGCTTGTGCCACCATGAATCGTCCGGAACTTCTGTTTCTTGATGAGCCAACATCCGCAGTTGACCCAGAAAACCGTCGCGACTTCTGGGAAAAACTGTTTGATCTGTCAGAAATGGGCACCACGATTTTGGTAACCACGCACTACATGGATGAAGCCGAGCGCTGCCATCGCTTAGCTATTATGGAGTCTGGCAAAATGCGTGCAGATGGGCCGCCGGATGAGTTAATGGCACAAATGGGTGTGAACATTGTGGAAGTAAAGGCGCCAGGTCTTCGAACGCTTAAAGCCAAATTACTTCAGTATCCACAACAGATTCGTTCAGCTGCTCAGTTGGGGGTTCGACTGCGCGTATTGATTTACCAACAAATAGAGGATCCTATCGGTTGGATGCAGCAGACGTTTCCCGAATTAAATAAGGCGGAAATGACGATTGCGCGGCCAACTATTGAAGATGTGTTTGTATCGGTGACAGGGGAGGGGCGTCAATGA